In Chryseobacterium sp. C-71, the genomic window TTGGATAAAGCCGAATGCAAGTTATACCAGCGACCCCGTATTTATCGGAAATAAAAACTGGAATAATGGCTACAACAAAGGTTTTGTCATTTCAGGATATTCCGGTCAGACCTTTAAAATGAATATAGGTGATGGCAGCAACAGACTGGATCTGACCGGAGGAAAATTGGTAACAAACCAATGGAAACATATCGCTGTAACGTTCGACAGAGACGGTCTTGCCACCATGTATGACGACGGAGTTCCGGTAACCATTGGAAAAATGAATAATATCGGTGATATCACTTCAAATTTACCATTAACCATCAATCAGGACGGAACCAATACTTATGGTGTTAATTTGGCTGCTTCTTACAAAGATGTAAGAATCTGGAATGCAAAATTATCCAATGAAGCCATTGTACAGTGGGCAAATCAGGACGTGACGAGCGCTCATCCTTTCTACTCTAATCTTTTAGCAAATTATAAAATGACTGAAGCTTCAGGAAATTTGACAGATTCAGGACCATTAGGTAATAATGCAACCATCACTGGATCTCCGACGAGAAATCTTCAGACATCAGAAACCTTTACCATTCAGAATTATCTGAATACACCGAGACAGACAGACCTCTTCCCTACTGTGCTCAACTGGTTGTGTATTCCGGTGCAATCATCTTGGGGAATTGATGGTGTAAACAGAATCCCTGTGTGCGACACAGCAGTACTTTCTGTAAATGATGCTGAGAAAAAACAAAACGAATTGGTTATTTACCCAAATCCGGCGAGTAATGAAATCAATATAAGATTTAGTTCACTTGATAAAAAACTGACATTAAATATTATTGATGCAAAAGGAAGTATTGTTTCTGTCAAGAAATTATCATCTTCAAATTCTCAATACCATCAAAAAATAAATACTGAATTTTTATCTACCGGAGTTTACTTTGTTCAGATCAAAGGCGATAAAACTTCTTTTTCTAAATCTTTTATAAAGAAATAACTAAATCTGATTTAAAAAAAATTACAACAAATAACACCGCTAATAGATTCTATTGGCGGTGTTTTAATTAATTTCCAGAGGCTTTTTATTTTAAAATAATTTTGTTTAATATCGTTATTTTGATGACGTTTAAAAGTCAGTAAAATATTTTTATCTATAAATTTTATTTAAAAATTAGAGAATTATGCAGAAGCAGAACGGCCGACAGATGTATTTATTCCATGAAAATTATTGTAAGTACAATATAAATCTGTAAAATAAACATCAGCTTCCATTTCAGAATTTTCTGTGCTTGTGATCAATTTACTCTCGTTGTATTCCGATTTTGAGGCAATTTTTTTCCTTTGTACAATATCTTTAACACAGTTACAATGTTGATGATCGTTTGCCTGATGATCAGATAATTTTAAAATACGAACTTCTGTATTTGATAATTGAGTATTTGATTCGAAGGAACGCTGATTTAAAGTAAAATATGGTTCGCCATGGTAAAAATAATGGTCGATAATTTCCGGGTGATTGCAATCTTCTTTTTTCGTAGGAGTTGCTGCATAATATCCTTTACATTCTGTACAAAAAGCCACTTTAACATTGATCGATTCCATATTTTTTATTTTTTTGATGTGCTTTTACTATAACAGAATTTGTGCCATACAAACCTTATTCAGAGGAAAAAATTCTAATATTTGTGAAAATATTTTTAATTAAATATTTAGAGTCAATAAACATGTATGGGATTGGGGAAAAAGCAGCGACCACGCTCCCTCTTGGGTTGAACTGAAATAAAAATCTAATTTAATATAAAACGAAATAAGTCACGCAAAATGCATGACTTATTTCGTTTATTGTCGTTTGAAAATCTAATTATTTAGCTTCAAAATACACTCTTCTGTTGGCTCTGTTTTTCCATTCAGGGCACTTTGTTGCAGGATCACACTCAGGATATTTCAAATCTTTTTTACCTCTTCCTTGTGCATCTAGTTTTGTAGATTCTACTCCATTTTTAATCAGATAATCTTTCACACTGTTGGCTCTTTTTTCAGATAAATTCTGATTATAGTTTTCAGAACCTCTTGTGTCTGTAGTACCAATTACGGTGTAAGCACCATTTGAAGAATTAATGTAGTTTACAGCATTGTTCAAAATTGGCGTGTTTGATGGTAAAATTCTGTCTGAATTTAAATCAAATTCAATTCCGTCTAATTTTGTTTCTGTTTCCGTCACAGCACCTGAAGTTGCTTCAGGACATCCGTTATTTTCTACAGGGCCAGGAACCGTTACACATTTGTCATAAAGATCGATCACTCCATCTAAATCAACATCTAAAGCGACACCAGATCCGTCAACTCTTGCACCTGCAGGAGTATCTAGCTGTCTGTCCCAATCATCACAAACTCCGTCATTATCATTGTCACCACTCTTACAAACTTCTACATCCTCGTTTTTAGCAGCTAACACATCAAGCTTGTAGTAGATTTCCTGTAAAGGATCGTGCCACATCAAATGCGAATCGTGTTTTCCTAATTTCAAAGACAAACCTAAGGTTGCATTGAAGAAATTATCTGAAACCTGATCTTCTCTTTTATTGATTGTACTGTACTGCTCGCCACCACCGTCAAACTGGTCATCAGTAGTTACTACATACATTACTCTACCTTCAAGATCTAATCTGTTGTTGATTTTATATTTTAAACCTGCACCAGCCTGTCCG contains:
- a CDS encoding LamG-like jellyroll fold domain-containing protein; the encoded protein is MKTKLLSLLVMTGALMTAQTKKVLFIGIDGCRPDVMMSSNTPNIQGLLPTAIYSLDAITLAPTISGNGWSSMLTGVGLDKHNVPDNNFTNPNYVNYRDFLTRIETYNPTLRTISLVHWAPINNNIINTADVKTNFSTDLAVKNAAVNALQNDNPDALFVDFDDVDGAGHSYGFSSTSTQYVNSIQTTDTYIGEILTAMKNRSTYNNENWLVVVTTDHGGEGASHGGGNLTERDIFSIYSNPSFVPQQISKTQVQNTPTYNRLNFPAGTYAKPSVQSGFNFGATQDFTIEFWIKPNASYTSDPVFIGNKNWNNGYNKGFVISGYSGQTFKMNIGDGSNRLDLTGGKLVTNQWKHIAVTFDRDGLATMYDDGVPVTIGKMNNIGDITSNLPLTINQDGTNTYGVNLAASYKDVRIWNAKLSNEAIVQWANQDVTSAHPFYSNLLANYKMTEASGNLTDSGPLGNNATITGSPTRNLQTSETFTIQNYLNTPRQTDLFPTVLNWLCIPVQSSWGIDGVNRIPVCDTAVLSVNDAEKKQNELVIYPNPASNEINIRFSSLDKKLTLNIIDAKGSIVSVKKLSSSNSQYHQKINTEFLSTGVYFVQIKGDKTSFSKSFIKK
- a CDS encoding OmpA family protein produces the protein MKLSLAIFSLALAMPASMMAQDSLKVSNGEYPNTFTSGSANVSPFTQQSKRFNDWAVSFGAGVPLMQSADLTSIKNGNGKNLFGYSAYVSIDKAITHAFGINLQYDRGETRQGWFNTKDAAPANASVTGQVGARTQYDAISILGDINFSNLMRRVDNKSPYRWALHGYAGVGTLAYRAYQKDEFGQRLMTEIKPFKLNSFFGQAGAGLKYKINNRLDLEGRVMYVVTTDDQFDGGGEQYSTINKREDQVSDNFFNATLGLSLKLGKHDSHLMWHDPLQEIYYKLDVLAAKNEDVEVCKSGDNDNDGVCDDWDRQLDTPAGARVDGSGVALDVDLDGVIDLYDKCVTVPGPVENNGCPEATSGAVTETETKLDGIEFDLNSDRILPSNTPILNNAVNYINSSNGAYTVIGTTDTRGSENYNQNLSEKRANSVKDYLIKNGVESTKLDAQGRGKKDLKYPECDPATKCPEWKNRANRRVYFEAK